A single uncultured Methanolobus sp. DNA region contains:
- a CDS encoding MarR family transcriptional regulator, with translation MEEHDTELNPVEITGPLVILSRSHLAYMIKELKPYGFGWIDFEFIMILNIHKEGVSQEHLTKVLKVGKATTTRTMQKLEAEGYVSRVRDDADRRAYKLYLTDKGKDVQELFRQKMTDWINIVYSDFTLEEREAFRMMLHKAMVKAFYLDQPPMPPNGTEIFRFKK, from the coding sequence ATGGAAGAACATGATACAGAACTAAATCCAGTAGAAATTACTGGCCCGCTGGTAATACTTTCCAGAAGTCATCTTGCATATATGATCAAAGAATTGAAACCTTATGGATTTGGCTGGATCGATTTTGAATTCATAATGATTCTTAATATTCACAAAGAAGGGGTTTCTCAGGAGCATCTGACAAAAGTACTAAAAGTTGGTAAGGCAACGACTACACGTACCATGCAGAAACTGGAGGCTGAAGGTTATGTATCCAGAGTTCGGGATGATGCTGACAGAAGAGCATACAAACTCTACCTTACAGATAAAGGAAAAGATGTACAGGAACTGTTCCGGCAGAAAATGACTGATTGGATAAACATAGTATATTCTGATTTTACACTTGAAGAGAGAGAAGCTTTCAGGATGATGCTACATAAAGCAATGGTAAAAGCATTTTATTTAGATCAGCCCCCTATGCCTCCGAATGGTACTGAAATATTCAGATTTAAAAAGTAG
- a CDS encoding isoprenylcysteine carboxylmethyltransferase family protein: MFGSILILVLCLAGFAVIHSLLASLPVKRFIRKSLGSKADTLYMPVYNFIAIITLIPLVYVLYKNPGEFLYVIPSPWRWLMVAGQVIAMITGPRALRDAPHRFQLKAQLSAPNSPQSVHLDIHGIYRWIRDPFLLSGLVIMWLTPFMTTNLLIIYILTTVYLIIGSLHWESRLVAQFGDEYRDYQKHVHRIIPRFKAYYNNN, translated from the coding sequence TTGTTCGGATCGATATTGATACTTGTTCTTTGTCTGGCAGGATTTGCAGTAATTCACAGTCTTCTTGCAAGTCTGCCAGTAAAGCGTTTCATACGAAAGTCATTGGGTTCAAAAGCAGACACATTGTACATGCCAGTCTATAATTTTATTGCCATAATTACTCTCATTCCTCTGGTATATGTCCTCTACAAAAATCCTGGTGAATTCCTTTATGTGATACCTTCACCATGGCGATGGCTTATGGTAGCAGGACAGGTAATTGCCATGATAACAGGTCCAAGAGCTTTAAGGGATGCACCACACAGGTTCCAGTTAAAAGCCCAGTTATCTGCACCAAACTCTCCGCAATCAGTTCATCTTGACATACATGGCATTTACAGGTGGATAAGAGACCCATTTCTACTTTCGGGACTTGTCATCATGTGGTTGACCCCTTTTATGACAACAAACCTGCTTATAATTTACATCCTGACCACCGTTTACCTGATCATAGGTTCTCTTCACTGGGAAAGCAGACTTGTAGCACAGTTCGGTGATGAATATCGTGATTATCAGAAACATGTTCACAGGATAATTCCAAGATTTAAGGCATATTATAATAATAACTGA
- a CDS encoding ABC transporter permease, producing the protein MRKSTYFKLATNILVHSKIRSWLTIIGIVIGVGSVITIMALSDSMSAEMEEQFADMDLTNIQITPGYSKASSSFGPPGMGGGGSSTDDAELTDKDIRAIKLLENIDYIYGQISDSGLEVYFMGETAELSVTGVDTQVWQYTVTYDLEAGRFLEATDNRVVVIGYDIAHEMYDQEVGLNRVLTIEGKSFRIVGILAEDEDDNAIYMPIDAAIDIIDDAEEDVYDTIVVKASDTDYVETVVEAIEEKLMISRHIVNEDDRDFSVTDSLSMAESASEMMDTMTIFLGAIAGVSLVVGSVGIANTMFTSVMEKTKEIGTMKAIGAKNGDILMIFLMNSALVGFVGGVLGILLSVILAILVTYTGIISSTVTVSFDLMLLGVSIAIFVGVLSGVIPAYNASKMRPVDALRYE; encoded by the coding sequence ATGAGGAAAAGTACCTATTTTAAACTAGCCACAAATATCCTGGTTCACAGCAAGATCCGAAGCTGGCTCACTATAATAGGTATTGTCATTGGTGTAGGATCTGTGATCACCATCATGGCTCTGAGTGATAGCATGTCTGCAGAAATGGAAGAACAGTTTGCAGACATGGATCTTACAAATATACAGATAACTCCCGGATATTCGAAGGCATCTTCATCATTTGGGCCCCCCGGAATGGGAGGAGGTGGTAGTTCCACAGATGATGCAGAACTGACCGATAAGGACATCAGGGCAATAAAACTGCTGGAGAATATCGACTACATCTATGGTCAGATATCTGACAGTGGTCTGGAAGTATATTTCATGGGTGAAACTGCTGAACTCTCTGTGACCGGTGTTGATACTCAGGTATGGCAATACACAGTTACCTATGATCTGGAAGCCGGTAGATTCCTTGAGGCTACTGATAACAGAGTCGTGGTTATTGGCTATGATATTGCTCATGAAATGTATGACCAGGAAGTTGGCCTGAACCGTGTACTGACAATTGAAGGAAAATCATTCAGGATTGTTGGTATACTTGCAGAAGATGAAGATGACAATGCCATCTACATGCCAATTGATGCGGCTATAGATATAATAGACGATGCAGAAGAAGACGTTTATGACACCATTGTTGTAAAAGCTTCTGATACAGACTATGTAGAAACCGTAGTAGAAGCTATTGAAGAGAAACTAATGATCTCAAGACATATTGTCAATGAAGATGACAGGGATTTCTCTGTTACCGATTCATTATCAATGGCAGAATCTGCCAGTGAAATGATGGACACAATGACAATATTCCTGGGAGCTATCGCCGGAGTTTCACTAGTAGTAGGGTCTGTCGGAATTGCAAATACAATGTTTACCTCTGTGATGGAAAAGACAAAGGAGATTGGCACAATGAAAGCAATCGGAGCAAAGAATGGTGATATCCTTATGATATTCCTGATGAATTCTGCACTTGTGGGATTCGTTGGAGGCGTACTTGGTATACTGTTGAGTGTTATACTGGCAATTTTGGTTACATATACAGGTATTATCAGCTCAACAGTGACAGTGTCTTTTGACCTGATGCTTCTGGGAGTTTCCATTGCGATCTTTGTAGGCGTGTTGTCAGGAGTCATTCCTGCATACAATGCTTCAAAAATGAGGCCGGTAGATGCGTTGAGATATGAGTGA
- a CDS encoding Rieske (2Fe-2S) protein, which translates to MPEWVAAVKEEDLQEEKIKVVSAGNKQIALIRKNNEIFAIDNECPHQGCPLKSGTLEDYTLKCACHNWGFDIRTGENVDTGEYIDMDDPKVETYETKIENGIIEVLV; encoded by the coding sequence ATGCCTGAGTGGGTAGCTGCTGTAAAGGAAGAAGATCTTCAGGAAGAAAAAATCAAAGTTGTAAGCGCAGGAAATAAGCAAATAGCTCTTATTAGAAAGAACAATGAGATATTTGCAATTGATAACGAATGTCCTCATCAGGGATGTCCTCTTAAAAGCGGGACGCTTGAGGATTACACACTCAAGTGTGCATGTCACAACTGGGGTTTTGACATAAGGACCGGTGAAAATGTCGATACCGGTGAATATATCGACATGGATGACCCGAAAGTTGAAACCTATGAGACTAAAATTGAGAATGGGATCATAGAAGTACTTGTGTAG
- a CDS encoding COG1361 S-layer family protein, which produces MLPISNVAAAGLNAGAAGVKVDIMSQNPYPARPGETVEFTISLQNEGNNDLSDVVVKIDADYPFSEVSGQSLSKTISFLEARQDEEDATFVKFKLKVDSDVSDGTYDIDVIVSDSESDSKSVTTLEIEVQGKEYAQIVTISESNIDVATVEPLEFVITNTGTSPLKNMELSWNEPTGIILPVYGSNSKYINYLGVGESATVVYSVMADVNAEPGLYQLDITLEFQDYQSSTTLIETKAGMFVGGTTDFDLSYSESDEGEVSLSLANVGNNEAYSVKVSIPEQDNFLSTGSTSTIVGNLEKGDYTITSFSLTQIMPDDESLSADLSAEDIEAMRDELKDKSQLLVIVEYTDSAGQRHSVEKSVQVEELTGGAASGMGQQQSSSNIYVLYAAGLFVVLVIGFNYRKKKMMKEGNYTPLNVQIRNIIKKGNK; this is translated from the coding sequence ATGCTGCCAATAAGTAATGTTGCAGCAGCAGGCCTCAATGCAGGGGCTGCAGGTGTGAAAGTAGATATTATGAGCCAGAATCCTTATCCTGCAAGACCTGGTGAAACTGTTGAGTTTACCATTAGTCTCCAGAATGAAGGAAACAACGATCTGTCTGATGTTGTTGTGAAGATCGATGCTGATTATCCTTTCAGTGAAGTCTCCGGACAATCACTAAGTAAAACAATATCATTCCTTGAAGCCCGCCAGGATGAAGAAGATGCAACATTTGTGAAATTCAAACTGAAGGTAGATTCTGATGTTTCAGATGGTACTTACGATATTGATGTTATTGTAAGTGACAGTGAATCTGATTCTAAATCTGTTACAACACTTGAAATTGAAGTACAGGGCAAGGAATACGCTCAGATCGTTACTATAAGCGAATCGAACATAGATGTTGCAACTGTGGAACCTTTAGAATTTGTAATAACCAATACAGGTACATCACCACTCAAAAACATGGAACTCTCATGGAACGAGCCTACTGGCATCATTCTGCCGGTATACGGTTCCAACAGTAAGTACATTAATTACCTTGGTGTTGGAGAATCTGCCACGGTCGTTTACTCCGTTATGGCTGATGTAAATGCAGAGCCGGGACTATATCAGCTTGATATTACCCTGGAATTCCAGGATTATCAATCCAGCACTACACTAATAGAGACAAAAGCAGGCATGTTTGTAGGAGGTACCACAGATTTTGATCTGAGTTACTCTGAAAGTGATGAAGGAGAAGTTTCATTGTCCCTTGCAAATGTAGGTAACAATGAGGCATACTCTGTAAAAGTATCCATCCCGGAACAGGATAACTTCCTGTCAACAGGCAGTACATCCACTATAGTTGGTAACCTTGAGAAAGGTGACTACACCATCACTTCATTCTCATTAACCCAGATTATGCCTGATGACGAGTCATTAAGTGCGGATCTCAGTGCAGAGGATATAGAGGCCATGAGAGATGAGCTAAAAGATAAAAGCCAGCTTCTTGTGATAGTAGAATATACCGATTCTGCAGGTCAAAGGCATTCAGTTGAAAAATCGGTCCAAGTTGAGGAACTGACTGGTGGTGCAGCGTCAGGAATGGGACAACAGCAAAGCTCATCGAATATTTACGTGCTTTACGCAGCAGGACTTTTTGTTGTATTGGTAATAGGCTTCAACTACAGAAAGAAGAAAATGATGAAAGAGGGAAATTATACACCACTGAATGTTCAGATCAGAAATATCATTAAGAAGGGAAATAAATGA
- a CDS encoding alpha/beta hydrolase, which produces MADEEKFEPVSERFSAELHFKGDSAKWLVLVHGFGGSARTWKKQIEFFSTYYNLLVLEMHKEPQFKNLDIDKVCRLINNTLVFHKVEKAHFMGFSFSTLICLRFAVLYPEKVDTLIMGGGIVKFNLRTNFLLYLAITFKRWINYMVLYRFFAYIILPKKNHRRSRSIFVAEAKKLGYEEFCRWVDLIPETKPSLKWLDELNNNIKILFVSGSEDHLFLKDTQRYTEKMANSKVEVIENCGHVCSIEQYDRFNEIVFDYLKSQN; this is translated from the coding sequence ATGGCAGACGAAGAAAAGTTTGAGCCGGTGTCTGAGCGGTTCAGTGCAGAGCTTCACTTTAAGGGTGACTCTGCAAAGTGGCTTGTTCTCGTACACGGATTCGGTGGCAGTGCCAGGACATGGAAAAAGCAGATAGAGTTCTTTTCAACATATTACAATCTGCTTGTCCTTGAAATGCATAAGGAACCGCAATTCAAAAACCTTGATATCGATAAGGTTTGCAGGCTTATCAATAATACACTGGTCTTTCACAAGGTTGAAAAAGCTCATTTTATGGGCTTTTCTTTTAGCACCCTTATTTGCCTGCGTTTTGCTGTTCTCTACCCTGAAAAAGTTGACACTCTCATCATGGGTGGTGGAATCGTAAAGTTCAACCTGAGAACTAACTTCCTGCTTTATCTGGCAATCACTTTCAAAAGATGGATAAATTACATGGTTCTCTACAGGTTCTTTGCCTATATCATACTTCCAAAGAAGAATCACCGCAGGTCAAGGAGTATTTTCGTGGCTGAAGCCAAAAAACTTGGTTATGAGGAGTTCTGCCGATGGGTTGACCTTATCCCTGAAACAAAACCCAGTTTAAAGTGGCTTGATGAACTTAATAACAACATCAAGATCCTTTTTGTCTCAGGAAGCGAGGATCATTTGTTCTTAAAGGACACACAACGCTACACTGAAAAAATGGCAAACTCAAAAGTTGAAGTTATCGAAAATTGCGGTCATGTTTGCTCCATTGAGCAGTATGACAGGTTCAATGAGATCGTTTTTGATTATCTGAAGTCACAGAACTAA
- a CDS encoding saccharopine dehydrogenase C-terminal domain-containing protein, whose amino-acid sequence MKPEFLKKVLIIGYGSVSQCTLPLLLDKLDVPLENITLIDFEDKSKSLKKYTNQGLTFVREKITPKNLAQILSKYMDNDGLIIDLSWNIDAIEIITWCHEHNVLYVNTSVEVWDPTEDFLNRTLLDKSLYIRQMKLLELSRDWKDAPTAVVDHGANPGLITHFVKQGLLDIAQRTCADKKLSPEDEEEIKQLIEKRDFAHLAHKLGVKVIHCSERDTQVANRAKEVDEFVGTWSIEGLREEGTAPVEIAWGTHENKMPPLAQVPDYGPQNVIFMPQMGMNTWVRSWIPDQEIVGMAIRHGESYGLSKYLTVKDGEKAIFRPTVHYAYMPCHDTLSSLFELRGRNYKLQPKLRIMTNEIVSGEDILGALLMGHSYNSWWTGSALSIDDTRSLAPGQNATTLQVAAGVVAAVLWMLENPKEGIRTPEDLPHDFVLNIALPYLGNFISTPSDWTPLKNRKVFFKENPAVEHDPDPWQFENFQFIG is encoded by the coding sequence ATGAAACCAGAATTCTTAAAAAAGGTTCTCATCATCGGTTATGGTTCAGTTTCTCAGTGTACCTTACCCCTCTTACTGGACAAACTCGATGTTCCGTTAGAAAACATTACGCTAATCGATTTTGAAGACAAATCGAAATCCCTTAAAAAATATACTAATCAGGGATTGACATTTGTCCGTGAAAAGATCACCCCGAAAAACCTTGCTCAGATTCTTTCCAAATACATGGATAACGATGGTCTGATAATTGACCTTTCATGGAATATTGATGCTATTGAGATCATTACCTGGTGTCATGAGCATAATGTGTTGTACGTAAACACATCTGTGGAAGTATGGGATCCTACAGAGGATTTTCTGAACAGGACCCTGCTGGATAAATCTTTGTATATCCGCCAGATGAAACTACTTGAGCTTTCCCGTGACTGGAAAGATGCACCCACAGCTGTTGTTGACCACGGTGCAAATCCCGGTCTTATCACTCATTTTGTAAAGCAGGGCCTGCTGGATATTGCGCAGCGCACCTGTGCTGACAAAAAACTCTCCCCTGAAGACGAAGAAGAAATTAAGCAGCTTATTGAGAAAAGAGACTTCGCTCACCTTGCACACAAACTTGGCGTGAAGGTCATTCACTGCAGTGAACGCGACACTCAGGTTGCTAACCGCGCAAAGGAAGTCGATGAGTTTGTAGGTACATGGAGCATAGAAGGTCTCAGGGAAGAAGGAACTGCTCCTGTAGAAATTGCCTGGGGTACACATGAGAACAAGATGCCACCACTGGCCCAGGTTCCAGACTATGGCCCCCAGAACGTTATTTTTATGCCACAGATGGGTATGAACACCTGGGTAAGGTCATGGATACCTGACCAGGAGATCGTGGGTATGGCTATTAGACATGGAGAATCTTACGGTCTTTCTAAATATCTGACAGTGAAGGATGGAGAAAAAGCCATATTCAGACCAACTGTTCATTACGCTTACATGCCATGTCATGATACGCTCTCATCTCTTTTTGAGTTGAGAGGACGCAATTATAAACTTCAGCCAAAGCTCAGGATAATGACAAATGAGATAGTTTCCGGTGAAGATATACTGGGTGCGCTTCTGATGGGCCATTCTTACAATTCATGGTGGACTGGAAGTGCATTGAGTATCGATGACACAAGATCCCTTGCTCCTGGCCAGAACGCAACCACACTTCAGGTAGCTGCCGGTGTAGTAGCTGCTGTACTCTGGATGCTTGAGAATCCAAAAGAAGGGATCAGGACACCTGAAGATCTTCCACATGATTTTGTCCTGAACATCGCCCTTCCGTATCTTGGTAATTTCATATCAACCCCATCTGACTGGACACCACTTAAGAACCGCAAGGTCTTCTTCAAAGAAAATCCGGCAGTTGAACATGACCCGGACCCATGGCAATTCGAGAACTTCCAGTTCATCGGATGA
- a CDS encoding ABC transporter ATP-binding protein, giving the protein MDTNIQKTEHETLMRLTDVWKIYQMGEVEFAALKGINLEILHGEFVVILGPSGSGKSTMMNLLGCLDLPSKGVVELNNKDIAKMKESELAQIRGQLIGFIFQTFNLIPTLNTVENVMLPLEFQETDPDYSWKRAEELLTVVDLSNKLYNLPSQLSGGQRQRVAIARSLAVDPKVILADEPTGNLDSKTGNYILEFLNDLHLKEGKTIIMITHDPDLTKYADRVVHIKDGMVDSIEIKKREAM; this is encoded by the coding sequence ATGGATACTAATATCCAAAAAACTGAACATGAGACTCTCATGCGTCTGACGGACGTGTGGAAGATATATCAGATGGGTGAAGTCGAATTTGCAGCATTGAAAGGTATTAATCTGGAGATCCTGCATGGTGAATTTGTAGTCATACTCGGTCCAAGCGGAAGCGGTAAGAGTACAATGATGAACCTGCTGGGCTGTCTTGATCTTCCAAGCAAAGGAGTTGTTGAACTCAACAACAAGGACATTGCCAAAATGAAAGAATCCGAACTTGCTCAGATAAGAGGACAGCTAATTGGTTTCATTTTCCAGACCTTTAACCTGATACCCACTTTGAACACAGTCGAAAATGTAATGCTTCCTCTGGAATTTCAGGAAACTGATCCAGATTATTCATGGAAAAGAGCAGAAGAACTCCTGACAGTTGTAGATCTTTCTAACAAACTATACAACCTTCCTTCCCAGTTATCAGGTGGACAGAGACAAAGAGTTGCCATTGCAAGATCACTTGCAGTAGATCCTAAAGTGATTCTTGCAGATGAGCCTACAGGAAACCTGGATAGTAAGACGGGAAACTACATTCTTGAATTTTTAAATGATCTTCACCTGAAAGAAGGTAAAACAATTATAATGATAACTCACGACCCTGATTTGACAAAGTATGCAGATCGTGTAGTTCACATTAAAGATGGAATGGTAGACAGTATAGAGATAAAAAAACGTGAAGCAATGTGA
- a CDS encoding formylglycine-generating enzyme family protein → MDDTDFTTGKNTYIKNMYEEPGRKVLSFSKNNSIGMEFMLIPAGEFHLDSSEFGYKIPVRVTIKEPFYIGKFQVTQKQWNSVMGDEPSCFEGDNRPVECITWNKVHEFIKRLNDRENTDKYRLPSETEWEYACRAGTDTKYFFGNSDLKLADYAWYFLNSGHETHPVGQKKPNPWGLHDMYGNVWEWCQNRYHRNYEEALAEGTAWDTVGSIGIVLRGGGWVNYPEKCRSSYRSSFDSDYGSYSVGFRLLMTL, encoded by the coding sequence ATGGATGACACAGATTTTACTACAGGGAAAAACACGTATATCAAGAATATGTATGAAGAACCAGGAAGAAAGGTACTTTCATTTTCTAAAAACAATTCAATAGGAATGGAGTTCATGTTAATCCCTGCTGGAGAATTTCATTTAGATTCCTCTGAATTTGGCTATAAAATTCCAGTAAGAGTTACTATAAAGGAACCATTCTACATTGGAAAGTTTCAGGTAACCCAAAAACAGTGGAATAGTGTAATGGGAGATGAGCCTTCCTGTTTTGAGGGTGATAACAGACCTGTAGAATGCATTACCTGGAACAAAGTGCATGAATTCATTAAAAGACTGAATGACCGGGAAAATACGGATAAATATCGCCTTCCTTCAGAAACCGAGTGGGAGTATGCCTGTAGAGCAGGAACTGATACGAAATACTTTTTTGGTAATTCTGACCTGAAACTTGCAGATTATGCCTGGTATTTTTTGAACTCAGGACATGAGACACATCCGGTGGGTCAAAAAAAGCCAAATCCCTGGGGTCTGCATGACATGTACGGAAATGTCTGGGAATGGTGCCAGAACAGGTATCACCGAAATTATGAGGAAGCCCTTGCCGAAGGCACTGCCTGGGACACTGTAGGAAGCATTGGAATTGTCCTGCGTGGTGGTGGATGGGTCAATTATCCGGAAAAATGCCGCTCATCATATCGAAGTAGTTTCGATTCGGATTATGGCTCATATTCTGTGGGATTCCGTCTTCTTATGACATTGTGA
- a CDS encoding DUF1801 domain-containing protein codes for MDKSTSKTEIRNIDEYIAMFPKDVQGRLNELRSTILELAPDAEETISYNMPTFRLNGILVHFAAYKNHIGFYPTPSGIAEFEDELAGYKHAKGSVQFPLDEPLPIDIVRKIVVFRVKENNAKTNR; via the coding sequence ATGGACAAGAGCACTTCAAAGACGGAAATCCGTAATATCGATGAATACATCGCAATGTTCCCAAAAGATGTACAGGGTAGGCTAAACGAGCTGAGAAGCACCATTCTGGAACTTGCACCGGATGCAGAAGAGACTATCAGTTATAATATGCCGACATTCAGGTTGAACGGTATTCTGGTTCATTTTGCCGCTTATAAAAATCACATCGGATTCTATCCCACTCCTTCAGGAATTGCTGAATTTGAGGACGAGCTTGCCGGTTACAAACATGCCAAAGGTTCTGTTCAGTTTCCATTGGATGAGCCACTTCCAATTGATATTGTCAGGAAGATCGTGGTTTTTAGAGTTAAGGAGAACAATGCGAAAACGAATCGATGA
- a CDS encoding radical SAM protein, producing the protein MMINGKREEVPPFPHHKAYVYRSKQFFTAKGVASHLTMGDFITLKELYNGFKHKCSIPRVLLVDPTSDCNLRCKGCWSKDYESGHNISYEKFDDILNQAEELGIMDCLMTGGEPLLRKDDIIKLCRKHNKMTFGAFTNATLIDEEFADVMAELGNLNVFISIEGTQEQTDFRRGEGVYAKAIKAMDILKERDIGFAFSACYHSKNYKTIASDEFLDLMRAKGAWFGWLFQYIPVGSTADTSLMCTAEERAYVHEKIRDYCEKHDYVIVDFWNNGHLCFGCIGAGVGFAHINAKGDVEPCAFCHYSDSNIYDVSLADALRSKFFTTFREAQPFSDNPLRPCPLIDNPQAIIDVVKAGGAKSTHLANPESAEELASKSFERAQEWEEMAADLFQKMPEYNRKNFPKFLRYFAFKKGITDGRRRKV; encoded by the coding sequence ATGATGATAAATGGGAAGAGAGAGGAAGTTCCTCCTTTCCCACATCACAAAGCTTACGTGTATAGAAGTAAACAGTTTTTTACAGCAAAAGGTGTTGCAAGTCACCTGACAATGGGTGATTTCATCACGCTGAAAGAATTATACAACGGATTTAAGCATAAATGCTCGATCCCAAGGGTTCTTCTTGTAGATCCTACAAGTGACTGCAACCTGAGGTGCAAAGGCTGCTGGTCTAAGGATTATGAGAGTGGTCACAACATTTCCTATGAGAAGTTCGATGATATACTGAACCAGGCTGAAGAGCTTGGCATCATGGATTGCCTGATGACAGGTGGAGAACCACTGCTTCGAAAAGATGATATCATCAAACTTTGCAGGAAACATAACAAAATGACATTTGGTGCTTTTACCAATGCCACCCTGATCGATGAAGAGTTTGCTGATGTGATGGCTGAACTTGGAAACCTGAATGTTTTCATAAGCATTGAAGGAACTCAGGAGCAAACTGATTTCAGAAGAGGTGAAGGCGTTTACGCTAAAGCCATAAAGGCAATGGATATTCTGAAGGAAAGAGACATAGGATTTGCTTTTTCGGCATGTTACCACTCAAAGAACTACAAGACCATAGCCAGTGATGAGTTCCTTGACCTGATGCGTGCAAAAGGTGCATGGTTTGGCTGGCTTTTCCAGTATATTCCTGTTGGAAGCACTGCTGATACTTCACTTATGTGTACAGCAGAAGAACGTGCTTATGTGCATGAAAAGATCAGGGATTATTGTGAAAAGCACGATTATGTGATAGTTGATTTCTGGAACAACGGCCATCTTTGCTTTGGATGTATAGGGGCCGGAGTCGGTTTTGCACATATCAACGCAAAAGGTGACGTGGAACCATGTGCCTTCTGCCACTATTCAGATTCGAACATCTATGATGTTTCACTTGCGGATGCACTGAGGTCAAAGTTCTTCACAACATTCAGAGAAGCACAGCCCTTCTCAGATAATCCGCTTCGTCCCTGTCCTCTTATCGATAATCCGCAGGCAATTATAGATGTTGTAAAAGCCGGCGGTGCAAAGTCAACCCACCTGGCAAACCCTGAATCTGCCGAAGAGCTTGCCAGCAAGAGCTTTGAAAGGGCGCAGGAATGGGAAGAAATGGCCGCAGATCTTTTCCAGAAAATGCCTGAGTATAACAGGAAGAATTTCCCCAAATTCCTGAGATACTTTGCCTTCAAGAAAGGAATAACCGATGGCAGACGAAGAAAAGTTTGA